From Stigmatella erecta, one genomic window encodes:
- a CDS encoding PhoX family protein: protein MRQGHSKWALVAVLALSACSGDAGKEGAEGAPGAPGADGTPGATGPQGPQGPAGPGKSLHFTPVPVAVTDAEKRAAYASTKASVNGKDVAIQFETVLRSGQPLGAHVFGRLTKKDGTPVKGQDGSDFVSPSNDFSSLLQVGGKLFEMTQFETTPAAMYLSELRQAPDGKLTAVSTQPIDFSSVDGLWTPCAGSVSPWNTHLGSEEYPADARAYEHATALSGLSSSERSMLRYWGLDAATASLAEAKAAYHPYRYGYAVEVALDAEGKPTVTKHYASGRRALELAYVMPDRRTVYLSDDGTNDALYLFVAKTAGDLSEGQLYAARWFQTSPAGQPWGRADLYWIPLGPSATNAQVKALIDTGIQFSQIFETEDQASDGTCPGAASGFRAIHTETGRECLRLKPGQELAASRLESRRYAAYVGATTEFRKTEGITYNPATNRLYIAFSELNNGMTSDPANRDLGGPNHVQLARNDCGGVYELTVSRSAEVGSEYVAESASSLVEGVWLKSPGASLYPATSPYFAPSFTLPDSSGVAKPATGNVCSVNGIANPDNLTFIHGYGTLLIGEDTTDGHQNDMVWAYNVVTRSLTRIFSTPYGSETTGVYFYPNLNGHAYIKTQIQHPYGESDTDKVGADPGVRQSYTGYIGPFPAMD from the coding sequence ATGCGACAGGGGCATTCGAAGTGGGCGCTCGTGGCCGTGCTCGCGCTCTCCGCGTGCAGCGGCGATGCAGGGAAGGAGGGGGCCGAGGGCGCCCCGGGAGCGCCGGGCGCCGATGGCACGCCGGGGGCCACCGGACCTCAAGGCCCCCAAGGGCCCGCGGGCCCGGGCAAGAGCCTTCACTTCACGCCTGTGCCGGTGGCGGTCACGGACGCCGAGAAGCGCGCCGCCTACGCCAGCACGAAAGCGAGCGTGAACGGGAAGGACGTGGCGATCCAGTTCGAGACGGTGCTGCGCAGCGGCCAGCCCCTGGGCGCGCACGTCTTTGGCCGGCTGACGAAGAAGGACGGCACGCCCGTGAAGGGGCAGGACGGCTCGGACTTCGTCTCTCCGTCCAATGACTTCTCCTCGCTCCTCCAGGTGGGGGGCAAGCTCTTCGAGATGACGCAGTTCGAGACCACGCCGGCGGCGATGTATCTCTCCGAGCTTCGCCAGGCGCCAGACGGCAAGCTCACGGCGGTCAGCACCCAGCCCATCGACTTCTCCAGCGTGGACGGGCTGTGGACCCCGTGCGCGGGCTCCGTGTCGCCCTGGAACACGCACCTGGGCAGTGAGGAATACCCGGCGGACGCCCGCGCGTACGAGCACGCCACCGCCCTGAGCGGTCTCAGCTCCTCCGAGCGGTCCATGCTCCGCTACTGGGGGCTGGATGCCGCCACCGCCTCCCTGGCGGAGGCCAAGGCCGCGTACCACCCTTACCGCTACGGCTATGCCGTGGAAGTCGCCCTCGACGCGGAGGGGAAGCCCACGGTCACGAAGCACTACGCCTCGGGCCGCCGCGCGCTCGAGCTGGCGTATGTCATGCCGGACCGCAGGACCGTCTACCTGAGCGACGACGGCACGAACGACGCCCTCTACCTGTTCGTGGCCAAGACGGCGGGAGACCTCTCCGAGGGCCAGCTCTACGCGGCGCGCTGGTTCCAGACCAGCCCGGCGGGCCAGCCTTGGGGCCGGGCGGACCTCTACTGGATTCCCCTGGGCCCCAGCGCGACGAACGCCCAGGTGAAGGCCCTCATCGACACGGGCATCCAGTTCTCCCAGATCTTCGAGACCGAGGACCAGGCTTCGGACGGCACGTGCCCGGGCGCGGCCTCGGGCTTCCGGGCCATCCACACCGAGACGGGCCGGGAGTGTCTGCGCCTCAAGCCCGGCCAGGAACTGGCGGCCTCGCGCCTGGAGAGCCGCCGCTATGCGGCCTACGTGGGGGCGACCACCGAGTTCCGCAAGACCGAGGGCATCACCTACAACCCGGCCACCAACCGGCTCTACATCGCCTTCAGCGAGCTGAACAACGGGATGACGAGCGACCCGGCGAACCGGGACCTCGGCGGGCCCAACCATGTGCAGCTTGCCCGGAACGACTGCGGCGGGGTGTATGAGCTCACCGTCTCGCGCAGCGCGGAGGTGGGCAGCGAGTACGTCGCGGAGTCCGCTTCATCCCTCGTCGAGGGCGTGTGGCTGAAGTCCCCGGGCGCCAGCCTCTACCCGGCCACCAGCCCGTACTTCGCCCCGTCCTTCACGCTGCCCGACAGCAGCGGCGTGGCGAAGCCCGCCACCGGGAACGTCTGCAGCGTGAACGGCATCGCCAACCCCGACAACCTGACGTTCATCCACGGCTACGGCACGCTGCTCATCGGCGAGGACACCACCGACGGCCACCAGAACGACATGGTGTGGGCTTACAACGTGGTGACGCGCTCGCTGACCCGCATCTTCTCCACCCCTTACGGCTCGGAGACGACGGGCGTGTACTTCTATCCGAACCTCAACGGGCACGCGTACATCAAGACGCAGATCCAGCACCCCTATGGAGAGTCCGACACGGACAAGGTGGGCGCGGATCCGGGCGTGCGGCAGTCGTACACCGG